The Nocardioides ginsengisegetis region AGAACGGTGCCGTCCTCGTCGACCACGCCACCGGCGATCTTCGTGCCGCCGACGTCCACGCCACAGGCGAGCGTCATGAGTCATCCCCTTCGGGCTCGTCGTCCAGGTCGATCCGCTCCACCCCGGTGCCGCGCCCGGAGGTCCGGGCATCGTCGGGCACCGCGGTCGCCAGCGCACCGATCGCGGCCTGCAGCAGCGAGGAGGCGGCGGTCGCCAGGTGGGCGCGCACCTCAGGGCTGGCCTGGCGTACGACCTGCACGGTGCGGCAGATCGGGCAGTAGGTGCACTCGGCCGAGCCGGTGGCGAGGTGCTCGTTGACCTCACGCGCCGCCGAGGCCGCGTGGTCGGCCAGGCCGGAGAGGCCGTGTCCGAGGTCGGAGCCCTGGTCGCGGGCCCAGTCGGAGAGGGCTCCGAAGAGCTTCGCGGCCTCGTCGGAGACGCTGCCGACCGCGTCGTCACCGTCGGGCGGTTGCGTCACGTCAGTGCCTCCTCGGCTCGCTCGTTCTCCTGGAACCTCACGCGCAGCTCGCCCTCGTCGACGCGCGCGCCGGCGACCCGGTGCCGCGCCAGCCCGGCGGGCAGCGTGAGGAGACGACGATACGACCCCACGGTCACGACGAGCTCGTCGCCGTTCCGCGCGAGATCGACCTCGGCCCGCGAGACGAACGGCAGGGACAGGTGCAGCAGCGCGCCCGACGTCGTCCGGGTGACGCGGAAGGGGCCCTCCCCACGCGGCGGTGCCAGCGGGTCGTCCTCGCCGTACACCTCGGTCGCGAGCGCGGCCAGCGCCTCGACCCCGACCGGTTCACCGGGGCGGTAGACCGAGCGCCAGACGGGCAGCCCGGCGAAGGACTGCTCGACCTGGGCGAGCACGTCGTCCTGGGCCATCACCCAGCCGGCGCGCCAGTCGTCGGCGCCGTCGGCCGGGAAGACGCGGTTGGCCACCACGCCGTCGACGCGGTAGCCGTAGAGCGACAGCGTCGTGTAGGAGCGCCGGGCCTCGGCGAGCACGACGTTCTCCGGCGTCATCACGAGCCGGACGCTGGCGTTCGGGCCGGACAACAGGGAGCGGACCTCGTCGAGCTCGGCGTGCAGCCGCTCGACCGCGTCGAAGACCCCGTCCCCGGGCATCGGGACGCCGGTCGCCTTCTGGAGCACGGGCTTGAGCGCCTTGACGACGCGGCGCTCAACGGGGAGCACACGCTGCATGTACCAGCCCAGCGCCTCGGGCAGCGCGAGGAGCCGCAGGGTCTCGGCCGTCGGGGCACAGTCGACGACGATCACGTCCCACTCGTCGGAGAGCGCGTGCAGCCGCAGCTCGAGGAGCGCGAGCACCTCCTCGGCGCCCGGGATGACCGTCAGCTCCTCGGCCGCCACCGGGTCGACACCGGCCACGTCGAGCACGCTGAGGAGGTAGTGCTGGATCTCGGCCCAGGACTGCTCGAAGCGCAGCTGGGCGTCGACCTGCTGGACGAAGAGGTTGTCGGCCACGGGGGTCGGGTCCGAGCCGACGGCGTGGCCGAACGCGTCGGCCAGCGAGTGGGCGGCGTCGGTCGAGAGGACCAAGGTGCGGTGCCCACGGGCGGCGGCGAGCGCCGCCGTACCGGCCGCGACGGTGGACTTGCCCACCCCGCCCTTGCCGGTGAACAGGAGGATGCGCACGGTCTTCTGGGGTCGGTCGGCGCTCAGCCGAGCGACTCGACGCGCTTCTTCAGGCCCTTGAGCGCGGTGTCGATGAGGATCTTCTCGCCCTTGCGCTTGAGCATGCCGATCAGCGGGATCGAGACGTCGAGGGCGAGGCGGTAGGTGACCTCGGTGGAGCCGTTGCCGAGGTCGCGCAGGACGTAGGCGCCGTCGAGGGCGCGCAGCATCTTGCCCTCGACCAGGGTCCAGGTGACCTGGCGGTCGGCGTCCCACGTGTAGGCGAGGGTGTACTCGTCCTTGATCGGCGACACGTCGAGGGCGAAGAAGACCTGCTCGGCACGGCCGTCGGCGGCCGAGGACCGCACGTCGGCGGTCGTGACGCCCTTGGCCCACTGCGGGTAGGCGGCGAAGTCGGCGATCACGGCCATGATCGCGTCCGGAGCGGCGTCGATGACGATCGAGCTCGTCGTCTGCTCGGCCATGTGAGCCCCCTCGGTGCAGTGGACGGGATGGAGACGGGGTGGAGGAGTTGCCTCCGGCCGGGAGCGTACCGGATGACCGGGGCCCCGCCGGCAGCGGTAACCTGCCCCGGAATCCCCACACCGGCGCGCCCCCAGGAGGCAACGTGCGTGAGTTCTCCACGCCCCTGACGATCGAGGTGCCGGCCACCGGCAACCTCACCGACGACGTGGTGACCAACGCCCGGGAAGCTGCCGACACCGTCGTGTTCAGCCGCCACCGCGCGGGCGCGTGGGAGGACGTCACCGCGGCCACCTTCCTCGCCGAGGTGAGTGCCGTCGCCAAGGGGCTGATGGCCGCCGGCATCGAGGCGGGCGACCGGGTCGCGCTGATCTCCAAGACGCGTTACGAGTGGACGCTGCTCGACTACGCCATCTGGTTCGCCGGGGCGGTGACCGTGCCGGTCTACGAGACCTCCTCGGCCGAGCAGATCGCCTGGATCCTGCGCGACTCCGGCGCCCGTGCCGTCGTCACCGAGGGGCCCGACCACACCGCCCGCGTCACCGAGGCGCGCGGCGACCTCGACCAGCTCAACCACGTCTGGTCCATCACCGACAACGCCGTCGAGGTGCTCGTCTCGCTGGGTGCCGACGTCGCCGACGAGGCGCTGGAGAAGCGTCGTACGACGACCACTCCCCTCGACCTCGCCACGCTGATCTACACCTCGGGCACCACCGGCCGGCCCAAGGGCTGCATGCTCACCCACGGCAACTTCATGTTCGAGCTCGGCGTCGCGGTCGACGAGCTCGAGCGACTGTTCGCGACCGAGGGCGCCTCGACGCTGCTCTTCCTGCCGCTGGCCCACGTCTTCGCGCGGATCATCCAGGTCGGTTGCGTGAAGTCGCGCACCCGCCTGGGCCACTCCTCCGACATCAAGAACCTCGTCGCCGACCTCGGCGACTTCAAGCCGACGTTCGTCCTCGCGGTGCCGCGCGTCTTTGAGAAGGTGTTCAACACCGCCTCCCAGAAGGCGACCGCCGACGGCAAGGGCAAGATCTTCGACCGCGCCGCGGAGACGGCGATCGCCTACAGCCGGGGTCTGGACAGGGGGCGGCCGTCGATCGCCGTCCGCGCCCAGCACGCGCTGTTCTCCCGGCTCGTCTACGGCAAGCTGCGCGAGGCGCTCGGCGGCAACTGCCTCTACGCCGTGTCCGGCGGCGCCCCGCTCGGCGACCGCCTGGGCCACTTCTACCGGGGCATCGGCCTGACCGTGCTCGAGGGCTACGGCCTGACCGAGACCACGGCGGCGCTGACGGTGAACCTGCCCGACGCCACCAAGATCGGGACCGTCGGACGGCCGATCCCCGGCACCGCCGTACGCGTGGCCGACGACGGCGAGCTGCTGTTCCGCGGTGGCCAGGTCTTCGCCGGCTACTGGGAGAACGAGGAGGCCACCGCCGAGGCGCTCGAGCGCGACGGGTGGTTCCACACCGGTGACGTGGGCGAGGTCGACGACGAGGGCTTCGTCCGGATCACCGGGCGCAAGAAGGAGATCATCGTCACCGCCGGAGGCAAGAACGTCGCGCCGGCGGTGCTCGAGGACCGGCTGCGTGCCCATGCGCTCGTCGACCAGTGCATGGTCGTCGGTGACGGGCAGCCCTTCATCGCCGCGCTGGTGACGATCGACGCCGAGTCGTTCCCCGCGTGGGCCGAGGCCCACGGCAAGAGCGGCAGCATCGCCGACCTGGTCGACGACCCGGACCTGCGCAGCGAGATCGAAGGTGCGGTCGAGGAGGCCAACAAGGCCGTGTCGAAGGCCGAGGCGATCCGCAAGTTCACGATCCTCCCCGACAGCTGGACCGAGGAGGGCGGGCAGCTCACCCCCAGCCTGAAGCTCAAGCGCAACGTGGTGATGCGCGAGTTCCGCGACGAGGTGGCGGCGCTCTACCCGTCGTGATCGGTGCCAATCTCGCCCGTTGGGGGGATTTCCCCCATCTTGGTCTGGACGACACTCGATCGAAAGTGCTGGGAATCCTCCCTCCCAGCGGCGGAAGTCTCCTAGAGTGACGCGTGGTGCACCGTCGGGGAGGGCGGGGCGCCCGAGGGATTGACTGACCGGACCGGCAGATGGGGTGCCTGGCGGTCCTAGGCATTTCGGAAAGGTGCCGTCCATGGACCGACGCAGGATCCTCCTCGTGGCCGCCGCGGTCGTGGCCACACTGGGCACGCTCCTGGTCTTCCTCTACGTCCGGGGAGCCGACGCCCGCGCCGCCGAGCAGTACGACACCGTCGACGTGCTCCGCGCCGTCGCCGTGATCTCCCCCGGCGAGACCATCGAGGCGGCCTCGGCCGGCGGCAAGCTGGCGCTCCAGCCGGTCCCCAAGGACCAGCTCCTCGGCGGCTACCAGACCAGCACCGAGAGCCTCACCGGCCTCGTGGCGCTCACGGCGATCTACCCCGGTGAGCAGATCATCGCCAGCAAGTTCGGCGGCCAGGCGGAGGCGGCCTCACCGCTGCAGATCCCCAAGGGCGAGATGGCGATCTCGGTCAACCTCACCGACCCGGCCCGCGTGGCCGGCTTCGTCAACCCCGGCTCGCAGGTCTCGGTGTTCCTCAACGGCTCCGATGCCACCAGCGGCCAGGCCTTCACCCGCATGCTGCTCCCCCGCGTCACCGTGCTGGGCGTCGGATCGACCACACCGGTGTCGACGACCACCACCGACCAGACGGGTGCGCAGACCACCGAGCAGCTGCCCCGCACGCTCCTCACCCTCGCCCTCGACCAGCAGGACGCCCAGAAGGTCCTCTTCGCCTCCGGCAACGGCGAGCTGGCCTTCGCACTGCTCACGACCGACAGCGCCGTGAAGCCGGGTCCCGGCGTCACGGCGCTGAACCTGTTCAGGTAGGCCGGGATGCCTGTCGTTGCAGACGCTGACCCCGCGACCCTGACGTCGCTGCTGGGAGCCATGCCCACCGGCTCCCACGCGGTCGACTCGACCGAACGGCTGATGGCCTGGCTGGGGCAGCACACCGGCGAGTACGTCGTCGTCCTCGGCCCGCACCTCGACTTCGACGAGGCCCTCGTCGCCTGCGAGTCGTTGCGGGTCGCGCGCCCCACGATCAGCGTGGTGCTGGTCCGCGAGGCCCTGGACACCCAGATGCTGACCCGGGCCATGAAGGCCGGCGCGCGGGACGTCGTACCCGCTGAGGACCTCGAGGCCGTCGCCGGCGCCGTCAACCGCGCCCACCAGCTGTACGTTGCCCTCCGCGGCCCGACGGGCGCGGCCCAGACCGGCAAGGTCGTCACCGTCTTCTCCCCCAAGGGCGGGGTCGGCAAGACCACCATGGCGGTCAACCTCGCCCTCGCGCTGTCCGACCGCGGCGCGCGCAAGGTGTGCCTGGTCGACCTCGACCTCGCGTTCGGCGACGTGGCGATCACCATGCAGCTGTTCCCCACGCACTCCATCGAGCACGCGATCGGGTCGGACGACTCGCTCGACGGGGACCAGCTCGCGGGGCTGCTCACCCGTCACCAGGGGTCGTTGATGGTGCTGGCCGCGCCGAGCCACCCCGACGTGCGCGACCGGGTCTCCCCCGCCCTGATCGCGCGGGTGCTGAAGCTGCTCAGGGAGAGCTTCGACTTCGTCGTGGTCGACACCGCCCCGGCCTTCGACGAGCAGACGCTCACGGCGCTGGACGAGACCGACGAGTGCGTCATCGTCGCCACCCTCGACGTGCCGACCCTGAAGAACGTCAAGGTCGCGCTCGAGACGATGGAGATGCTCAACATCGCCCGCGGCCACCGCCACCTCCTGCTCAACCGGGCCGACGACGCCGTCGGCATCGGGGCCGACAAGGTCGAGGCGATCCTCGGCATGCGGGTCGCCACACAGGTCGCCACCTCGATGGAGATCGCGGCCGCCACCAACGCCGGCAACCCGATCGTGGCCGGCAACCCCGACCACGCCTCGAGCGGCGCGATCCGGGCGCTGGCCACCGAGCTGGCCGGCGAGCCGGCCGCGCCGGGTGCCTTCCCATCCGCCCTGTCCCCGGGCGACGAGCCCGACCGGGGTGCCCGCCGCTTCCGGATCCGGAGATGACGCCATGAGCAGCCTGGCCGACCGGATGGCCGCCGCACGGCGCGCCAGCGAGGAAGCCCGCCTCGCGGCCGCCGCCGCAGAGGTCGGAGCCGACGAGCCGTTCGCCGACGACGCCCCCACGTCCGAAGCACCCCGGCACGCCGGGCCCTCCCTGGAGGCGGGTCCCGAGCGCAGCCCCGAAGCCAGCCCGGAGGCCAGCGCGACGGCCGCAGCCCAGGCTGCTGCGGCTGCTGCGGCTGCGACTGCTGCGAGCCGACCGAAGGTGGCGGCCAAGGAGCAGCCCAGCCTGGGCCAGCGCCGCAGCGCCGCCTCCCAGCAGGACCGCCTCGAGGAGCTCAAGGCCAACGTGCACGTCGAGC contains the following coding sequences:
- a CDS encoding TRC40/GET3/ArsA family transport-energizing ATPase, whose protein sequence is MRILLFTGKGGVGKSTVAAGTAALAAARGHRTLVLSTDAAHSLADAFGHAVGSDPTPVADNLFVQQVDAQLRFEQSWAEIQHYLLSVLDVAGVDPVAAEELTVIPGAEEVLALLELRLHALSDEWDVIVVDCAPTAETLRLLALPEALGWYMQRVLPVERRVVKALKPVLQKATGVPMPGDGVFDAVERLHAELDEVRSLLSGPNASVRLVMTPENVVLAEARRSYTTLSLYGYRVDGVVANRVFPADGADDWRAGWVMAQDDVLAQVEQSFAGLPVWRSVYRPGEPVGVEALAALATEVYGEDDPLAPPRGEGPFRVTRTTSGALLHLSLPFVSRAEVDLARNGDELVVTVGSYRRLLTLPAGLARHRVAGARVDEGELRVRFQENERAEEALT
- a CDS encoding SRPBCC family protein, with translation MAEQTTSSIVIDAAPDAIMAVIADFAAYPQWAKGVTTADVRSSAADGRAEQVFFALDVSPIKDEYTLAYTWDADRQVTWTLVEGKMLRALDGAYVLRDLGNGSTEVTYRLALDVSIPLIGMLKRKGEKILIDTALKGLKKRVESLG
- a CDS encoding AMP-binding protein, whose translation is MREFSTPLTIEVPATGNLTDDVVTNAREAADTVVFSRHRAGAWEDVTAATFLAEVSAVAKGLMAAGIEAGDRVALISKTRYEWTLLDYAIWFAGAVTVPVYETSSAEQIAWILRDSGARAVVTEGPDHTARVTEARGDLDQLNHVWSITDNAVEVLVSLGADVADEALEKRRTTTTPLDLATLIYTSGTTGRPKGCMLTHGNFMFELGVAVDELERLFATEGASTLLFLPLAHVFARIIQVGCVKSRTRLGHSSDIKNLVADLGDFKPTFVLAVPRVFEKVFNTASQKATADGKGKIFDRAAETAIAYSRGLDRGRPSIAVRAQHALFSRLVYGKLREALGGNCLYAVSGGAPLGDRLGHFYRGIGLTVLEGYGLTETTAALTVNLPDATKIGTVGRPIPGTAVRVADDGELLFRGGQVFAGYWENEEATAEALERDGWFHTGDVGEVDDEGFVRITGRKKEIIVTAGGKNVAPAVLEDRLRAHALVDQCMVVGDGQPFIAALVTIDAESFPAWAEAHGKSGSIADLVDDPDLRSEIEGAVEEANKAVSKAEAIRKFTILPDSWTEEGGQLTPSLKLKRNVVMREFRDEVAALYPS
- the cpaB gene encoding Flp pilus assembly protein CpaB, encoding MDRRRILLVAAAVVATLGTLLVFLYVRGADARAAEQYDTVDVLRAVAVISPGETIEAASAGGKLALQPVPKDQLLGGYQTSTESLTGLVALTAIYPGEQIIASKFGGQAEAASPLQIPKGEMAISVNLTDPARVAGFVNPGSQVSVFLNGSDATSGQAFTRMLLPRVTVLGVGSTTPVSTTTTDQTGAQTTEQLPRTLLTLALDQQDAQKVLFASGNGELAFALLTTDSAVKPGPGVTALNLFR
- a CDS encoding AAA family ATPase; translation: MPVVADADPATLTSLLGAMPTGSHAVDSTERLMAWLGQHTGEYVVVLGPHLDFDEALVACESLRVARPTISVVLVREALDTQMLTRAMKAGARDVVPAEDLEAVAGAVNRAHQLYVALRGPTGAAQTGKVVTVFSPKGGVGKTTMAVNLALALSDRGARKVCLVDLDLAFGDVAITMQLFPTHSIEHAIGSDDSLDGDQLAGLLTRHQGSLMVLAAPSHPDVRDRVSPALIARVLKLLRESFDFVVVDTAPAFDEQTLTALDETDECVIVATLDVPTLKNVKVALETMEMLNIARGHRHLLLNRADDAVGIGADKVEAILGMRVATQVATSMEIAAATNAGNPIVAGNPDHASSGAIRALATELAGEPAAPGAFPSALSPGDEPDRGARRFRIRR